In a single window of the Veillonella sp. genome:
- a CDS encoding ESPR-type extended signal peptide-containing protein, with the protein MNKIFKVIWSKSKQCYVVVSELAKNTTGKKKIVVASILAALMAGQAMQVEAGGSWGPSTTKGIAISAGGGITASAWGNNAIAIGGATANENGAIAIGSDTSSQQNAVSIGWGSTGSGYGALVLGTTAEQYKTGDADRVASASGTYAVSVGAGAQAGQNYSMAFGTNTTANGESAVAMGYKSKASSQNAVSIGSESEASELNALAIGTNANVTKQNATAVGSGASVTGHNATAVGNDTKAKKQYDNAFGYTSTASGGAATAVGYYATASGNQTVALGSTINSTAQYATGIGYSVNSEGEGSVAIGAGTDAFGVIPAKQVKATAKNAIAIGRATQATSQDATAIGTDATASNTDAIAIGRKSNASGSTSIGFGYNTKATQTNTVAIGTDVSATAESAIALGRKTTASGLSSTAVGPLANASGKYSSAFGMNTSAANEGSLALGNGASATVDNGVALGSGSKANVGSGTAGFDPHASRNDPYTNLSGNTLTSTWGAVAVGDGTNTRQITGVAAGTNDTDAVNVAQLKALNLAFTTDGNAGDVNLTNTLSVNGDTDYIATSGSTGKLTISGKIKDISVDTNGTASASKGLANAANVATAINDANAAQTIKYKANGAGNNSVKLSDGLNFTNGTTTTATVGANGQVSFDLNTATKQSITDSATAVSRTISLGGDTGTTTAKSLSSGNVNFGVKSGNSTYLTTKATGNDVTLTINEQAIKDAAKDASSFKVKANATAAQDVKGGDTVAFNNGDNIAITQNGKTFTIGTSKNVTFDTATIGGNTTIGSTGVTTNKVTVGTISIDGTNGINAGNKAITNVGTGIVANSNADNSNVANIGDVKTIANDAVANLSTNLGVTDGTNNGTVNLKTEKLKVVGTGAAKATVNGQTITVDVAKGTLVANAATGALTGTAGVVDANDMATAVNTAITKAVDNATGNQALKIGGDTAATGSVNLKSDTLSVKGDNKFIKTAASGNDITLSVDEQAIKTAAKDAASFKVKANSGAEQEVKGGETVTFNNGDNIEITQTGKTFTIATAKNVTFDTATIGVNTTIGSTGITTNKVTVGGVSIDGTNGINAGGKQITNVASGGTTATNAANIGDINAAISSLTTNLGKNTTIAYKANNAGGQTVSLADGFNFTNGTLTTAEVAANGVVKFNVTQGSLSTDGNGNITNTAGVATTDDVKTAVNTAITKAVDNATGTQKLDISAGGTDSSVNLKTQKLTVAGTGAATASLNGQTITVDVAQGTFTNKSDGTTSATAGVAKAADVASAINNANTALSQKITDATTSLGTLGNNTFTLKADSTDTTAQALNKSGSLAFKVAGDGDLVSTSATTDTVKVTVKKGELSNAADGSLNVTDSGVVTADNMKTVVNDAITKAVTSAKDGSAWNISTNGGTATKVSGGNTVDLINGDNIEITQDGTDGKKITVKTKKDLTVDSVTAGNTVINTSGLTNGTTAITGTGITTDKVTVGGLSIDKTAGINAGNKAITNVGTGIVANSNADNSNVANIGDVKTIANDAVANLSTNLGVTDGTNNGTVNLKTEKLKVVGTGAAKATVNGQTITVDVAKGTLAANAATGALTGTAGVVDANDMATAVNTAITKAVDNATGTQALKIGGDTTATGSVNLKSDTLSVKGDNKFITTAASGNDITLTVNEQAIKTAAKDAASFKVKANSEAEQEVKGGETVVFNDGDNIEITQTGKTFKIATSKNVTFDTATIGGNTTIGSTGITTNKVTVGGISIDGTNGINAGSKQITNVASGGTTATNAANIGDINAAISSLTTNLGKNTTIAYKANNAGGQTVSLADGFNFTNGTLTTAEVGASGVVKFNVTQGALSTDTNGTVSAGTAGVATTADVASAVNSAVSTAVNNATGNQKLDISTGGTDSSVNLKTQKLTVAGTGAATATVNGQTITVDVAQGTFTNKSDGTTSATAGVAKAADVASAINNANTALSQKITDATTSLGTLGNNTFTLKADSTDTTAQALNKSGGLAFKVAGDGDLVSTSATTDTVKVTVKKGELSNAADGSLNVTDSGVVTADNMKTVVNDAITKAVTSAKDGSAWNISTNGGTATKVSGGNTVDLINGDNIEITQDGTDGKKITVKTKKDLTLDSVTAANTVKVGSGTNLITLDGTTGAVSGNTFTAGNASMNTTGFRVTGGPSVTTAGIDAGGKQITNMISGGTVATNAATIGDVNTKVTTAINDLTTNLTKNTNIAYTANTATPGQTVSLKDGFNFTNGTLTTAEVAANGIVKFNVTQGSLSTDSNGNITNTAGVATTDDVKNAVNTAITKAVDNATGTQKLDISAGGTDSSVNLKTQKLTVAGTGAATASLNGQTITVDVAQGTFTNKSDGTTSATAGVAKASDVAAAINNANTVLNQKISDATTSLGTLGNNTFTLKADSTDTTAQALNKSGGLAFKVAGDGDLVSTSATTDTVKVTVKKGELSNAADGSLNVTDSGVVTADNMKTVVNDAITKAVTSAKDGSAWNISTNGGTATKVSGGNTVDLINGDNIEITQDGTDGKKITVKTKKDLTLDSVTAANTVKVGSGTNLITLDGATGGVSGNTFTAGNASMNTTGFRLTGGPSMTTTGIDAGNKVITNVASGGTTATNAANIGDVDNKVTSAINDLTTNLTKNTSISYTANNDTPVKTVSLKDGFKFTDGTLTTAEVAANGVVKFNVTRGSLSTDGNGNITNTAGVATTDDVKNAVNTAINTAVTKATGAQVLNITDGNNNGSINLKNDALKVVGTDGVTTEVSGKTITVGLDTATKDKINNASVATNKNISLAADTGTASSQSLKNGDVSFAVKGATGDYISTNMNGSTVEISTKRATINSNAATGEASVTGNDGLATAKNVADAINAATAKAVSQSAWKLAADGTTGTETISGGDTVNFKAGSNMEVSRTGKDITYKTKDNVAFTTVTAGTGANEVKLDGNTGTVTAKDITATGDVTAKNVTTSGNVTAAGTVKGDTVQGNTVKAGNITITGGTTNTITGLSNTTWTPAGGIQADRAATEGQLQQAINQVNNTVGNTALTFKGDTNPAQSMTLQSNTFAITGDTMIKTTTNTNGIGLALDTSKVNIAYAANGVNGQTTSLTSGFNFTDGNHTKATVGASGVVKYDAKTSTISVANGHATASGNDLATADNVADAINQMTQNNAGNTTQLRQEISKVATETQRVGAHAAAMAALKPIQYDPLEPTQVMAGVGNYHGETAAALGLAHYTNENTMFNVGVSLGGNHNMVNAGVTHKFGSSPEKKNIPDRYKAGPISSIYVMQDEMTQLRTENESYKAKLDQQQSEIDALKAAVDKLLAAKA; encoded by the coding sequence ATGAATAAAATCTTTAAAGTTATTTGGTCTAAGTCGAAACAATGCTATGTTGTAGTATCTGAATTGGCAAAGAATACAACAGGGAAAAAGAAAATTGTTGTGGCTAGTATTTTGGCGGCATTGATGGCTGGGCAGGCCATGCAAGTTGAGGCTGGTGGTTCTTGGGGCCCTAGTACTACAAAAGGGATTGCTATTTCTGCCGGTGGCGGTATTACTGCTAGCGCATGGGGCAATAATGCAATAGCTATTGGTGGTGCCACTGCTAACGAAAATGGTGCTATAGCTATTGGTAGTGATACTAGTAGTCAGCAAAATGCTGTATCTATAGGTTGGGGATCAACTGGTTCAGGCTATGGTGCGCTTGTTTTGGGGACGACTGCTGAACAATATAAAACGGGAGATGCTGATAGAGTAGCGTCCGCGTCAGGAACATATGCTGTTTCTGTTGGTGCCGGTGCACAAGCGGGGCAAAACTATTCAATGGCATTTGGTACTAATACAACTGCTAATGGGGAATCAGCAGTTGCTATGGGCTACAAATCGAAAGCAAGTTCCCAAAATGCTGTTTCCATTGGTAGTGAATCTGAAGCGAGTGAATTAAATGCCCTTGCGATTGGTACTAATGCGAATGTAACAAAGCAAAATGCGACAGCCGTAGGTTCTGGTGCATCTGTTACAGGTCATAATGCTACTGCTGTAGGTAATGATACAAAAGCAAAAAAACAATATGATAATGCTTTTGGTTATACAAGTACTGCTAGTGGTGGTGCTGCTACGGCCGTAGGTTACTATGCAACTGCGTCTGGAAATCAGACTGTTGCATTAGGCTCAACTATTAATTCGACTGCTCAATATGCTACAGGTATTGGTTATAGTGTGAATTCTGAAGGTGAAGGTTCTGTTGCTATTGGTGCAGGAACTGATGCATTTGGTGTTATTCCTGCAAAACAAGTTAAGGCAACGGCCAAAAATGCTATTGCTATTGGTCGTGCCACACAAGCAACCTCACAAGATGCAACAGCAATTGGTACAGATGCAACTGCGTCTAATACCGATGCTATTGCAATAGGTAGAAAATCTAATGCTTCTGGTTCTACATCTATTGGTTTTGGTTATAATACGAAAGCGACTCAAACTAATACTGTAGCAATTGGTACTGACGTGTCTGCCACTGCTGAAAGTGCCATTGCTCTCGGCCGTAAAACAACCGCTAGCGGTTTAAGTTCGACTGCTGTTGGTCCATTAGCGAATGCCTCTGGAAAGTATTCTTCCGCATTTGGTATGAACACATCAGCTGCGAATGAGGGATCATTGGCTCTTGGTAATGGTGCAAGTGCTACTGTTGACAACGGAGTAGCCTTAGGTTCCGGTTCAAAAGCTAATGTAGGTAGTGGCACTGCAGGCTTTGATCCTCATGCAAGTCGTAATGATCCATATACAAATTTATCTGGTAATACATTAACTAGTACTTGGGGGGCCGTAGCAGTTGGTGATGGCACAAATACACGTCAAATTACAGGTGTAGCAGCCGGTACAAACGATACAGATGCAGTTAATGTAGCACAATTAAAAGCATTAAATTTAGCTTTTACTACAGATGGTAATGCTGGGGATGTTAATTTAACTAATACGTTAAGTGTAAATGGTGATACTGATTATATTGCTACTTCAGGTAGTACTGGTAAATTAACTATTTCTGGTAAAATAAAAGATATTAGCGTTGATACTAATGGTACTGCTAGTGCATCTAAAGGATTGGCTAATGCTGCTAATGTAGCTACGGCTATTAATGATGCTAATGCAGCTCAAACCATTAAATATAAAGCTAATGGTGCAGGTAATAATTCAGTTAAACTATCTGATGGTTTAAACTTTACAAATGGTACAACTACTACGGCAACAGTAGGGGCGAATGGTCAAGTATCCTTTGATCTTAATACGGCAACAAAGCAATCGATTACTGATTCTGCTACTGCTGTATCTCGTACGATTTCTCTTGGTGGTGATACAGGTACTACAACGGCTAAATCATTGAGCTCAGGTAATGTTAACTTTGGTGTTAAGAGTGGTAATTCTACATATCTTACAACTAAAGCAACTGGTAATGATGTAACATTGACCATCAATGAACAAGCAATTAAGGATGCGGCTAAGGATGCGTCATCATTCAAGGTGAAAGCTAATGCTACTGCTGCACAAGATGTTAAAGGTGGCGATACAGTTGCTTTCAACAATGGTGATAATATCGCAATTACCCAAAATGGTAAGACATTTACAATTGGTACATCTAAAAATGTAACATTTGATACAGCAACTATCGGTGGAAATACAACTATCGGATCTACAGGAGTTACAACTAATAAGGTGACTGTAGGCACTATTTCTATTGATGGAACTAATGGCATTAACGCAGGTAATAAGGCTATTACTAATGTAGGCACAGGTATCGTGGCTAATAGCAATGCAGATAATAGCAATGTAGCTAACATTGGTGATGTTAAGACTATCGCTAATGATGCTGTAGCTAATTTGTCCACAAACCTTGGTGTTACAGATGGCACGAATAATGGTACTGTTAACTTAAAGACTGAAAAATTAAAAGTTGTTGGCACAGGTGCTGCCAAAGCAACTGTGAATGGCCAAACCATTACAGTTGATGTAGCAAAAGGTACATTAGTAGCTAATGCGGCAACTGGGGCCTTAACAGGTACTGCTGGTGTGGTTGATGCTAATGATATGGCAACTGCTGTTAATACAGCGATTACTAAAGCAGTGGATAATGCTACAGGCAACCAAGCTCTTAAAATTGGTGGTGACACTGCAGCTACTGGTTCTGTTAACCTTAAGAGTGATACATTATCCGTAAAAGGTGATAATAAATTTATTAAAACCGCAGCATCTGGTAATGACATTACTTTATCGGTTGATGAACAAGCAATCAAAACAGCAGCAAAAGATGCGGCTTCCTTCAAAGTAAAAGCTAATAGTGGAGCTGAACAAGAAGTAAAAGGTGGAGAAACTGTTACCTTTAATAATGGCGACAATATCGAGATTACCCAAACTGGTAAGACCTTTACAATTGCTACAGCTAAAAATGTAACATTTGATACTGCAACAATCGGTGTAAATACAACTATTGGATCCACTGGTATTACAACTAATAAAGTAACAGTAGGTGGTGTCTCTATTGATGGCACTAATGGCATCAATGCAGGTGGTAAACAAATCACTAACGTAGCAAGTGGTGGCACAACAGCTACGAATGCAGCGAATATTGGTGATATCAATGCGGCTATTTCTAGTTTGACTACTAATCTAGGTAAGAATACGACCATTGCTTATAAAGCAAATAATGCAGGCGGTCAAACAGTATCCTTAGCAGATGGATTTAATTTCACTAATGGTACATTAACAACTGCAGAAGTAGCAGCTAATGGTGTTGTGAAGTTTAATGTAACGCAAGGTTCTTTGTCTACTGATGGCAATGGTAATATTACAAATACGGCAGGTGTAGCTACAACAGATGATGTAAAAACTGCAGTTAATACAGCTATTACAAAAGCTGTAGATAATGCTACTGGTACTCAAAAACTTGATATTTCTGCAGGTGGTACAGATAGCTCCGTTAACCTTAAAACTCAAAAATTAACGGTAGCAGGTACAGGTGCTGCGACAGCGTCTTTGAATGGTCAAACGATTACTGTTGATGTAGCACAAGGTACATTTACTAATAAGTCTGATGGTACAACCAGTGCTACAGCTGGTGTGGCTAAAGCTGCGGATGTAGCATCAGCAATTAATAATGCTAATACAGCATTAAGTCAAAAAATTACTGATGCAACTACCTCGTTGGGCACATTAGGTAATAATACATTTACATTAAAAGCAGATTCTACAGATACAACAGCGCAAGCACTCAATAAATCTGGTAGCTTAGCGTTCAAAGTAGCGGGTGATGGCGATTTAGTATCTACTAGCGCTACTACAGATACTGTAAAAGTAACTGTCAAAAAAGGTGAATTAAGTAATGCTGCAGATGGCTCTCTAAATGTAACTGATAGCGGTGTAGTAACTGCAGATAACATGAAAACTGTTGTGAATGATGCTATCACTAAAGCTGTCACATCTGCTAAAGATGGATCTGCATGGAACATTTCTACTAATGGTGGTACAGCTACAAAAGTGTCTGGTGGTAATACGGTTGATCTCATTAATGGTGACAACATCGAGATTACACAAGATGGTACAGATGGTAAGAAGATTACGGTTAAGACGAAAAAAGACCTTACTGTAGACTCTGTGACTGCAGGCAATACTGTAATTAATACATCTGGATTAACTAATGGTACAACTGCTATTACTGGAACTGGTATTACAACAGATAAGGTAACAGTAGGTGGCTTATCTATTGACAAAACTGCAGGTATTAATGCTGGTAATAAGGCGATTACTAATGTAGGCACAGGTATCGTGGCGAATAGCAATGCAGATAATAGTAATGTTGCTAACATTGGCGATGTTAAGACTATTGCTAATGATGCTGTAGCTAATTTATCTACAAATCTTGGTGTTACAGATGGCACGAATAATGGTACTGTTAACTTAAAGACTGAAAAATTAAAAGTTGTTGGCACAGGTGCTGCCAAAGCAACTGTGAATGGTCAAACGATTACCGTTGATGTAGCCAAAGGTACATTAGCAGCTAATGCGGCAACTGGGGCCTTAACAGGTACTGCTGGTGTGGTTGATGCTAATGATATGGCAACTGCTGTTAACACAGCGATTACTAAAGCAGTAGATAATGCGACAGGTACCCAAGCTCTTAAAATTGGTGGTGACACTACAGCTACTGGTTCTGTTAACCTTAAGAGTGATACATTATCTGTAAAAGGTGATAATAAATTTATTACAACAGCAGCGTCTGGCAATGACATTACCTTAACGGTTAACGAACAAGCAATCAAAACAGCAGCAAAAGATGCGGCAAGTTTCAAAGTAAAAGCTAATAGCGAAGCTGAACAAGAAGTAAAGGGTGGCGAAACTGTTGTATTTAACGATGGTGACAATATCGAGATTACCCAAACTGGTAAGACCTTTAAAATTGCTACATCTAAAAATGTAACATTTGATACGGCAACTATCGGTGGAAATACAACTATTGGATCCACTGGTATTACAACAAATAAAGTAACAGTAGGTGGTATCTCTATTGATGGCACTAACGGCATTAATGCAGGTAGTAAACAAATCACTAACGTAGCAAGTGGTGGTACTACAGCTACGAATGCTGCGAATATTGGTGATATCAATGCGGCTATTTCTAGTTTGACTACTAACCTAGGTAAAAATACGACAATTGCTTATAAAGCAAATAATGCGGGCGGTCAAACAGTATCCTTGGCAGATGGATTTAATTTCACTAATGGTACATTAACAACTGCAGAAGTAGGCGCTAGTGGCGTTGTGAAGTTTAATGTAACGCAAGGGGCATTATCTACGGATACCAATGGTACTGTATCTGCTGGTACAGCCGGTGTAGCAACAACTGCTGATGTAGCAAGTGCTGTGAATAGTGCGGTTAGCACAGCGGTGAATAATGCAACAGGCAATCAAAAACTTGATATTTCCACAGGTGGCACAGATAGTTCCGTTAACCTTAAAACTCAAAAATTAACAGTAGCAGGTACAGGTGCTGCGACAGCAACTGTGAATGGTCAAACGATTACTGTTGATGTAGCACAAGGTACATTTACTAATAAGTCTGATGGTACAACCAGTGCTACAGCTGGTGTGGCTAAAGCTGCGGATGTAGCATCAGCAATTAATAATGCTAATACAGCATTAAGTCAAAAAATTACTGATGCAACTACCTCGTTGGGCACATTAGGTAATAATACATTTACATTAAAAGCAGATTCTACAGATACAACAGCGCAAGCACTCAATAAATCTGGTGGCTTAGCGTTCAAAGTAGCGGGTGATGGCGATTTAGTATCTACTAGCGCTACTACAGATACTGTAAAAGTAACTGTCAAAAAAGGTGAATTAAGTAATGCTGCAGATGGCTCTCTAAATGTAACTGATAGCGGTGTAGTAACTGCAGATAACATGAAAACTGTTGTGAATGATGCTATCACTAAAGCTGTCACATCTGCTAAAGATGGATCTGCCTGGAACATTTCTACTAATGGTGGTACCGCTACAAAAGTATCTGGTGGTAATACGGTTGATCTCATTAATGGTGACAACATCGAGATTACACAAGATGGTACAGATGGTAAAAAAATCACTGTTAAAACGAAAAAAGATCTTACATTAGATTCTGTAACTGCAGCTAATACTGTAAAAGTAGGCTCTGGTACTAACCTTATTACCTTAGATGGTACAACTGGCGCAGTAAGTGGTAATACATTTACAGCTGGTAATGCCTCTATGAATACAACTGGATTCCGTGTAACAGGGGGCCCATCTGTTACTACTGCTGGTATTGATGCAGGCGGTAAACAAATTACTAATATGATAAGCGGTGGCACAGTTGCTACTAATGCCGCTACTATTGGTGATGTGAATACTAAGGTTACAACTGCTATTAATGATTTAACAACTAATTTAACTAAGAATACCAATATTGCTTACACAGCAAATACTGCTACTCCTGGTCAAACTGTGTCCTTAAAAGATGGATTTAACTTTACTAATGGTACATTAACAACTGCAGAAGTAGCAGCTAATGGTATTGTGAAGTTCAATGTAACGCAAGGTTCTTTGTCTACTGATAGCAATGGTAATATCACAAATACCGCAGGTGTAGCTACAACCGACGATGTAAAAAATGCAGTTAATACAGCTATTACAAAAGCGGTAGATAATGCTACTGGTACTCAAAAACTTGATATTTCTGCAGGTGGTACAGATAGCTCCGTTAACCTTAAAACTCAAAAATTAACAGTAGCAGGTACAGGTGCTGCGACTGCGTCTTTGAATGGTCAAACGATTACTGTTGATGTAGCACAAGGTACATTTACTAATAAGTCCGATGGTACAACTAGTGCTACAGCTGGTGTAGCTAAGGCGAGCGATGTAGCGGCTGCTATTAATAATGCAAACACCGTATTAAATCAAAAAATTAGTGATGCAACTACCTCGTTGGGCACATTAGGTAATAATACATTTACATTAAAAGCAGATTCTACAGATACAACAGCACAAGCACTCAATAAATCTGGTGGTTTAGCGTTCAAAGTAGCGGGTGATGGCGATTTAGTATCTACTAGCGCTACTACAGATACTGTAAAAGTAACTGTCAAAAAAGGTGAATTAAGTAATGCTGCAGATGGCTCTCTAAATGTAACTGATAGCGGTGTAGTAACTGCAGATAACATGAAAACTGTTGTGAATGATGCGATTACTAAAGCTGTGACATCTGCTAAAGATGGTTCTGCATGGAATATTTCTACTAATGGTGGTACAGCTACAAAAGTATCTGGTGGTAATACGGTTGATCTCATTAATGGTGACAACATCGAGATTACACAAGATGGTACAGATGGTAAGAAGATTACGGTTAAGACGAAAAAAGATCTTACATTAGATTCTGTAACTGCAGCCAATACTGTAAAAGTAGGCTCTGGTACTAACCTTATTACCTTAGATGGTGCAACAGGTGGAGTGAGTGGTAATACATTCACAGCGGGGAATGCATCTATGAATACGACTGGATTCCGTTTAACAGGTGGTCCATCTATGACTACAACAGGTATTGATGCAGGTAATAAAGTAATTACCAATGTTGCAAGTGGCGGTACTACAGCTACGAATGCTGCGAATATTGGCGATGTAGATAATAAAGTTACTAGTGCGATTAATGATTTGACTACTAACTTGACTAAGAATACAAGTATTAGTTACACAGCAAACAACGATACTCCAGTTAAAACTGTATCCTTAAAAGACGGTTTTAAATTCACTGATGGTACATTAACAACTGCAGAAGTAGCAGCTAATGGCGTTGTGAAGTTTAATGTAACACGAGGGTCTTTGTCTACTGATGGCAATGGTAATATTACAAATACAGCAGGTGTAGCTACAACAGATGATGTAAAAAATGCTGTTAATACTGCGATTAATACGGCTGTTACTAAAGCGACAGGTGCTCAAGTACTTAATATTACAGATGGCAATAATAATGGTTCTATTAATCTTAAAAATGACGCGTTGAAGGTTGTAGGTACAGATGGTGTTACTACTGAAGTGAGTGGTAAAACTATTACTGTGGGTCTAGATACAGCCACAAAGGATAAGATTAATAATGCTAGTGTAGCAACGAATAAAAATATTTCTCTTGCTGCAGATACAGGCACTGCGTCTAGCCAATCCTTGAAAAATGGTGATGTATCCTTTGCTGTGAAAGGTGCTACTGGGGATTACATCTCTACCAACATGAATGGTAGTACTGTAGAGATTTCCACTAAACGTGCAACCATCAATAGTAATGCCGCTACAGGTGAAGCTTCCGTAACTGGAAATGATGGCCTTGCAACTGCAAAAAATGTAGCCGATGCTATTAATGCGGCGACTGCAAAAGCAGTATCTCAATCTGCATGGAAGCTTGCTGCAGATGGTACGACCGGTACAGAAACGATTTCCGGTGGTGACACTGTTAACTTCAAAGCTGGATCCAATATGGAAGTATCTCGTACTGGCAAGGATATTACCTATAAGACAAAAGACAATGTTGCTTTCACAACGGTAACAGCTGGTACAGGCGCTAATGAGGTTAAATTAGACGGCAATACTGGCACGGTAACTGCTAAGGATATCACTGCTACGGGCGATGTAACTGCTAAAAATGTAACTACATCTGGTAATGTGACTGCAGCAGGTACTGTGAAAGGTGACACTGTTCAAGGTAATACTGTGAAAGCTGGTAATATAACAATTACAGGTGGTACAACAAATACCATTACTGGTCTATCCAATACAACATGGACTCCAGCAGGTGGTATTCAAGCTGATCGTGCAGCTACTGAAGGTCAATTGCAACAAGCAATTAATCAAGTAAATAATACTGTTGGTAATACAGCGTTAACTTTCAAAGGGGATACGAATCCTGCACAATCTATGACGTTGCAAAGTAATACATTTGCTATCACTGGCGATACGATGATTAAGACTACAACAAATACTAATGGTATTGGTTTAGCTCTCGATACATCAAAAGTTAATATTGCCTATGCTGCTAATGGTGTAAATGGTCAAACAACAAGCCTTACAAGTGGATTTAATTTCACTGATGGTAATCATACAAAAGCAACTGTAGGAGCTAGTGGAGTGGTGAAATACGATGCTAAAACATCGACTATTTCCGTCGCAAATGGTCATGCTACAGCTAGTGGTAATGATCTTGCAACTGCAGACAATGTTGCTGATGCTATCAATCAAATGACTCAAAATAATGCGGGTAATACAACGCAACTTCGTCAAGAAATTAGCAAGGTTGCTACGGAAACGCAACGTGTAGGTGCTCATGCGGCTGCGATGGCAGCGTTAAAACCAATTCAATATGATCCATTAGAGCCAACTCAAGTTATGGCGGGTGTAGGCAATTATCATGGGGAAACGGCAGCGGCTCTTGGCCTAGCTCATTATACTAATGAAAATACTATGTTTAATGTAGGTGTTTCTCTTGGTGGTAACCATAATATGGTAAATGCTGGTGTGACTCATAAATTTGGTTCTAGCCCAGAAAAGAAAAATATTCCTGATCGTTATAAAGCAGGCCCTATTAGTTCCATTTATGTAATGCAAGATGAAATGACTCAATTGCGTACAGAAAATGAATCTTACAAGGCTAAGCTTGATCAACAACAATCTGAAATTGATGCATTAAAAGCTGCGGTTGATAAATTATTAGCTGCAAAAGCATAA
- a CDS encoding biotin-dependent carboxyltransferase family protein, which produces MAVSEYKNASFEVVAPGMMTTVQDGGRVGFQQYGMPVAGPMDGESYSIGQALVGNTTPVGALECTVLSPTLKVKGTCIVAFTGADMQPTINNVEVPRYIPFVCHDGDVISGSFSQCGVRMYISFAGGVDVPEINGSVATHTKANIGGFEGRPLAAGDEVRLKDCTRDTIICDYTSESNHLFNTVLFNRGGRECHEPLRVVLGSQAKYFTETGIRNFSSELYTLTIQCDRMGFRLDGAPVEHIDGADIISDGAVFGSIQVPSDGNPIILMADRQTTGGYTKIGTVITADLPRLSQLPIGDGITFDIVSVEEAQEMYRAYMQNLHSKINLASVQSTFVFSLKTTI; this is translated from the coding sequence GTGGCGGTAAGTGAATATAAGAATGCGTCATTTGAGGTGGTTGCGCCTGGTATGATGACCACCGTGCAAGACGGAGGGCGCGTAGGCTTTCAACAATATGGTATGCCCGTGGCTGGCCCCATGGATGGTGAAAGCTATTCTATCGGCCAAGCCCTTGTAGGGAATACGACACCCGTAGGTGCTTTGGAGTGTACCGTCCTCAGCCCTACGCTGAAGGTGAAAGGTACGTGTATTGTTGCTTTCACAGGTGCCGATATGCAGCCTACCATTAATAATGTGGAGGTGCCGCGGTACATTCCTTTTGTCTGTCATGACGGCGATGTCATCTCTGGCAGCTTTAGCCAATGTGGGGTGCGCATGTATATTTCCTTCGCCGGAGGTGTCGACGTGCCTGAAATCAACGGCAGCGTAGCGACGCACACGAAAGCGAATATTGGCGGATTTGAGGGACGTCCCTTAGCGGCGGGCGACGAAGTGCGTTTAAAGGACTGTACGCGTGATACTATCATCTGCGACTATACTAGTGAATCAAATCATTTATTTAATACGGTTCTATTTAATCGGGGCGGCCGTGAATGCCATGAACCGCTGCGCGTTGTACTGGGCTCGCAAGCTAAGTACTTTACAGAAACGGGTATTCGCAATTTTAGCAGTGAACTCTATACATTAACCATTCAATGCGACCGCATGGGATTTAGGTTAGATGGAGCCCCTGTTGAACACATCGACGGCGCCGATATCATCTCCGATGGCGCTGTGTTTGGATCCATTCAAGTCCCATCTGATGGCAATCCCATTATACTCATGGCTGATCGGCAAACGACGGGGGGCTATACGAAAATCGGTACCGTTATTACCGCTGATTTGCCTAGATTGAGCCAATTGCCTATTGGGGATGGAATTACCTTTGATATTGTATCTGTGGAAGAGGCACAAGAGATGTATAGGGCATATATGCAAAATTTGCATAGCAAAATTAACTTAGCTTCTGTACAAAGTACATTTGTATTTTCTCTGAAAACAACAATATAA